In Deinococcus psychrotolerans, a genomic segment contains:
- a CDS encoding DUF2239 family protein gives MTDNTASEQTYTAFLGHQRLITAPLVDVLEQVKRHLDASEQALPILIFDDQTGAQVDFNFQGSASQMLAAAARPAPQPQAAVQEVKLLPRHWEWLQVQPSGKSATLRRLVDAARKAEAGAARARASRDAASHFLTVMAGDQAGLEDVQRALYAADRERFETLIFAADWPEGISAHALYLAGAAFGEETP, from the coding sequence GTGACGGACAACACCGCGAGCGAGCAGACTTATACCGCTTTTCTGGGCCACCAGCGCCTCATCACCGCGCCGCTGGTGGATGTTCTGGAGCAGGTTAAGAGGCATCTGGACGCGTCAGAACAGGCCCTGCCCATTTTGATTTTTGACGACCAGACCGGAGCGCAGGTGGATTTTAACTTTCAGGGAAGCGCCTCGCAGATGCTGGCAGCCGCCGCGCGTCCAGCACCCCAGCCGCAGGCCGCCGTGCAAGAAGTCAAGTTGCTGCCGCGCCACTGGGAGTGGTTGCAGGTCCAGCCCAGCGGAAAGTCGGCCACCCTGCGCCGCCTGGTGGACGCCGCCCGCAAAGCCGAAGCCGGAGCCGCCCGCGCCAGAGCGTCCCGCGACGCTGCCAGCCACTTTCTCACCGTGATGGCGGGCGATCAAGCGGGATTGGAAGACGTGCAACGCGCTCTCTACGCTGCCGACCGTGAGCGCTTTGAAACGCTGATCTTCGCTGCCGACTGGCCCGAAGGCATCAGCGCCCACGCGCTTTATTTGGCTGGTGCAGCTTTTGGGGAAGAAACACCGTGA